tagagagagggggaggagggggaggggggctaTCAGCGTGtcacctctcctcctcccccacccccacccccaccccccctcctctgGGCCGGCTCTGAACCTCACCTTGTAGAGGAAATGTGGCTACGACTCCAGACTTTATGACTTCTCCCATCAAAAGCCAGGATTTTTACTCCCACACAGCGAGAGCGAGAAAGGCGGCCGGGGCACACTCATACCCACGCCCATGTCAACACACGcattcacagacacacatgaaaacacaccacacacacacacacacacacacacacactcagagccTCTCTTTCTTTGCAGTCTCttaggactggggggggggggaaccCTATCAGGTCATCAGTTGTAAAATAGACGATGACAGTATTATAGTCCAGATCCTGTCCTCTGCAGAGTTTGGCTGGGTCTCCATCCAAACACCCTCCCACTAACCCCCCAGTGGGTCACCCCAGTGCGCCCTGGAGTCCCCTGCTGGTGTGTGCGTACAGGCCACAGAAAGGTTGCATAAGCATCTCTCATATTTCTGTCAGCCCCTTTGAAAGTGTCAGAGGAAAGATCTGACGTGTTGTATCGTAGCCGTGATCCACAACGAGATGCTTGGAGAAAAGATGGAGCTGACAGGTTGAGGTCTGCTTTCTCTGATAAGAGCCGCTGCAGCCGCTGGGTGATGTTTGGATTTCTGACCACAAACAGGGACTTCATTCTGTCCTACATAAACACATCATGTCTGGATCTTTGAGCATACAGATACAGGTTGCTTTAACCTCCctccaacaacacacacacattcacattcactttCACACAGACACATTCTCACTCACTTCTACACATGTGGATTAATAGTTAAATCTTATATTACACATATTCTCTTAAGTATTAGAGCTGCTTGAAAGGATTTGCCTGATAGTGTGAAACTGCATCTttgcaatttaaccctttcatgcattaattatgagaaccttaatcaagatttttttactgagtgtttttatttttcttaaatttggcattaattgtacagcttttttatgttttaatctattcttgtattttattcttttatttaggttttatcttttcttctgtatttttatctattttattttatttcattttttttttttttttttttttacagttgttctatgtgttttaatctattcttgtattttactctgttattttggtttttatttatttttctgtacagtactttaatccactgtgctttacaataaagttggattggattggattaaaaaaaacaatgcatttgaaattttttttatgaatctatttttcatggagttgcaaaaaagtccactcagctggacaccatgcgtccaatttctgaagcaaagaaacatgtatttactaatatgctgtgtgaaaactatgaaataaaaacattttttcatgctgctaatctgatgttttgtcacattttgacataccctaatactagtcattactcacttcatggagataataataaaaaaaaaaaaaaaaaaactctttggtgttaattacagtctaataaaaataataagcaattactttacgctcaaacatgttactgcagatcaattttatcaagagtagcaaagttacagtaatggtatgaatgtcagtgtatgggatgatgcatgagtgtccactgtgttggctgatatggaactaaaacaacaaaatccatgaatatacaagagaacagctgaagaatagctgtccactggagtgaccactatgcatgaaagggttaagagacGTATTTAGAATAACATATTAAGTGAAGAACCACtgaagaagaaatatgaaaaatgagCACTTAATGAAGGATTAATAATGTAGTTTTTGAATAATTGTACAGATATTCTCAGTGAAATGCACCTCAAAGCTTGTGAGGGAGGAGAAACAATAGCTGGGAATCTGATTAAATATAGTTTCTAATTTTATAGCTGTGCCATATGCtactttatttttagttttcCCACACAAGCTCCCACAATAGCTGCCGATGAAGTGCAGCGATATAGATTTatcctttattttatttcagcAATAAGCAAACTGTGACTTGCTCAATCAGGTGTTACCACACAATGACAAACACACGTGGGTCACAAACTGattggtctgtctgtttctgtgagTTTTCCTGTCACAGGTCTAATCTTGTAAAATTTTGGATGTTCATTTTTGAGCTTCTTCCATTGTTGTTAACTTCACTTTAGAAtgtttaactcagtggttcccaaccttttttggctcgtgaccccattttaatgtcacaaatttctggtgaccccagacattcaaaacggagacttttaaattttttttgctaaaattaatttgtttttgatcatgtaatagtttactatactatgttgcaaataaacattaattttagatgacatttaaactatataatgtatattattatggatggaggcagaaaagccaggttgagtcagtccagtacagtcagtccagcttgtatttacaaggctgacaattaatactgaacaaacaagaactcaaactatgaattatgaaagagctgcagcatctgaaaccgaccacaatgaacatttgacagataaacagaaccacagtgcttcagtttcagcttcagagtttgtcatgtgttttatgtattgtgattgtctgtcaactcaccatttatttttttattagtaagtagtttttttgttttttttttatttttattttatcaattactagaaatttaaggcgaccccatttgaattctaggcgaccccacgtggggtcccgaccccaaggttggaaaaacactggtttaactctTCACTTAACGTTGTTTTTGTCATTACAGGTCAAATCAAAGGCGCTTCCATGCAGACGGCTGTGCGTAAAGTTGCACTCCACGCACACTGAAGACTTCAACAGTTAAAAGCCCAAAACACAGACTGTGGATGACTGTCTAAAACAGAGGAGGAGAATGCAAAATAGACCTATGCAcaggctctgaatgtccaaataaaaatgaCCAAGTTTGTTTATATGTATGGTGCAAACTGAAGCAGGACTAtactttttttctgcatttttacgCACACTTTACATTCAAGTCAGTTTGTGAAATGAATGTGATTCTAAACATTAGATCACTTACATTTTACAGCTTCTATCCTCAGAGGGTCTCACCACTCCAAACAAGGGTCGAAGGCGGGGTGCTCTGAACTTTTTTACACCTTTGTAGTAGTGGGAACTCCCCCACATGGTGATTGGCTGCCTGTGCGTTTATAGCGCACCAACCTCCACATTCTGCGGTGAGTCGGTACCTTTCAGTCCGCGCAGCTCCTACAAGTGGCTAATGGATGTGACTAATTATTTTTCATTCCATTTTGAAAAGCAGAAGTATCCAAACTTGTCTTGATAGGTTATTTCTACGGGTCGTCTGTTGTCAGTAGTGCAGTGTGTTGTCGCCTCTTGGAGCCGTCCGGTGGCTCTCCAAACCCCCCAGCTGGACAGAGATGAGTAGTCCCGATGCGGGTTACGCCAGCGACGATCAGACCCAGGCAAGGTGTGCGATGTCAGTCATGATGCCTGGAATGGGACACTGCCAGTGGGCCGACCCTCTCAGTCCTCTTGGGGACACCAAAGTGAAAAACGAACCGTGCGCGTCCAGCTCCGGCAGCCAGAACCGCGGGAAGAGCGAACCACGGATTCGGCGGCCGATGAACGCGTTTATGGTGTGGGCGAAGGATGAGCGCAAAAGACTGGCGCAACAAAACCCGGACCTGCACAATGCGGAGCTGAGCAAAATGTTGGGTAAGCAGTTTATATGCTgacttttgtgtatgtgtgtgtataggtgtgtgtgtcagTCCTGTGGTGTCTCCCATTTATCAGGTTCATAAAGCAGATCCATTTCCATCCATAATAAATACAAACCTCACTGtttatgattttttattattaaaatggaGTTAATTTATTTTATGTCATAGGGAAAATATGTTTCATTCTTCTATTTggtttgtttaatctgtttacaAAGTTACTCTGAGTTGGGCTGTAACCTCAAAAACCTGTCCCTGTTCCCTAAAATGGCAACAAGCTATTTTTGTGTGCATCACCCTGCTGCATACGGTCCAGTATCTGCTGACATATCACTGATGTGCACTCTCCTCTTGACCTGCAGGGAAATCATGGAAAGCCCTTCCTGTCACAGAAAAGCAGCCGTTTGTGGAGGAGGCTGAGCGGCTGCGGGTTCAGCACATGCAGGATCACCCCAACTACAAGTACCGGCCCCGGAGACGGAAGCAGGTGAAGAGGATTAAGAGGCTGGATTCTGGCTTTCTGGTCCACGGCGTGTCTGACCACCAGGCCCCGTCCATGCCCGGAGATGGCCGTGTGTGCGTGGACGGTCTAGGCCTGGGCTATCACGAGCACAACTTCCAGCTCCCTCCACAGCCGCTGAGCCACTACCGTGATGCCCAGGCTCTTGGGGGGCCATCTTATGAAACCTACAGCCTCCCCACTCCTGACACTTCCCCTCTGGACGCTGTGGAGTCAGACTCCATGTTCTTCCCTCCTCATTCTCAGGAGGACTGCCACATGATGCCTGCGTATGCGTATCACTCCCAGGGGGCTGAGTACCAGCCCCAGGACCCGTTGTCCACCCACCACAACAACCCCATCCTGCACCGACACCCACCCTCAGCTCCGGAGCAGCCCCCTCAGCCTCCCCTTCCCCCATCTTACATGGGATGCCCCAACCCTCTGGCCATGTATTACACCCAACACTGCAGCCCAGGC
This genomic window from Sphaeramia orbicularis chromosome 20, fSphaOr1.1, whole genome shotgun sequence contains:
- the sox17 gene encoding transcription factor SOX-17: MSSPDAGYASDDQTQARCAMSVMMPGMGHCQWADPLSPLGDTKVKNEPCASSSGSQNRGKSEPRIRRPMNAFMVWAKDERKRLAQQNPDLHNAELSKMLGKSWKALPVTEKQPFVEEAERLRVQHMQDHPNYKYRPRRRKQVKRIKRLDSGFLVHGVSDHQAPSMPGDGRVCVDGLGLGYHEHNFQLPPQPLSHYRDAQALGGPSYETYSLPTPDTSPLDAVESDSMFFPPHSQEDCHMMPAYAYHSQGAEYQPQDPLSTHHNNPILHRHPPSAPEQPPQPPLPPSYMGCPNPLAMYYTQHCSPGHPKRHPGGHGAGQLSPPPDSHPHSSADSVEQMHHSELLAEVDRSEFEQYLSSSSSARADMTGLAYGPHEAGMQGPESLISSVLSDASTAVYYCSYNNS